In the genome of Telluria mixta, the window GGCGGGGCACATGATGATGCTGGAAGATCCGGGGAATTTTTGCCGGATCGTGGAGTCCATCCTCTACGAAGAGCACTGCCGTTCCGGCACCTGACGCCGTATCATGCCGGCTTTTGGCAACGACGTAGAGCAAGAGATGAGCGACAAGAAGCAGGTCCACACCATGCGCCAGGCTATCCGCTGGGGCGACATGGATGCATTCGGCCACGTGAACAACACGGTGTATTTCCGGTACATGGAGAGCGGGCGCATCGCCTTCCTCGAACAGGCGGCGGGCGACCTCGACATCCAGGGCGAAGGCCCCGTGATCGTCACCGCCTACTGTAATTTCATCAGGCAGCTGAAGTATCCGGGCGACATCGAGATCCGCACGTTCGCCGGTCCGGCGGGGCGCTCCAGCTTCGAGGTCACGCACGAGATCCGCATGGTCGACGAGCACGGCAATGCCGAGGTCGTGGCCGCGGAGGGCGGCGGCAAGGTCGTATGGATCGATTTCGCGGCCGAGAAGTCCGTGCCGTTGCCGGCGCGCGTGCGGGAGATGCTGCCGGCAGCGTGACTCCCCCCACGCGGGAGGGCATCGTCCCGCGTGTGACATTCCGTGAATCTTTTGCCCGTGTTTACGTGGCAATATCCTCTCTTCGCCCGCGACCGTGGGCGTTCTCCTGGTCATGTCCGCATGTTGCGAAACGGTGCAATTACGGCATGAAATTATTCCAGTGGGCAAATCTTGGGATTATAATAATTACTGTTTGTCCATGTCGCACCATTGCGGCGCTTTCCCCTGGCTTGTGATTTATGTCTGAGAACGAGGTCGTCTTTTCCATTGCCCGCCACGCGGCATGGGCACCCGGCGTCACCTCGCCCGAGCGGTGGGAGGCGTGGGCGCGCGAGCCCTGGCGGCTCGCCGGCACCGACGAGCCCAAGGTGGCCGCCATGCCCGCCATGCTGCGCCGGCGTGCCGGCCAGCTGGGCCGGATGGCGCTCGAAGTCGCGTACGAATGCCTCGGGCAGCGTACGGACGTGCCGACCGTGTTCTGTTCGCGTCACGGCGAGGTGGGGCGCGCCGTCGACCTGCTCGACGACCTGGCGCGCGGCGAACCGCTGTCGCCCACGGGGTTCGGCCTGGCCGTGCACAACGCCAGCGCCGGCCTGTTCTCGATCGCGCGCGCCGACCGCGCCAACCACGTTGCGCTGGCGGGCGGCTCCGCCACGCTCGAACACGCCGTGATCGAAGCCTGCGGCCTGCTGGCCGACGGCGCCGACATGGTCCTGCTGGTGGCCTGCGATGCGCCGCTGCCGGACGTGCTGGCCGGCTTCGAGGATTGCGACGAGCAGCCGTATGCATTCGCCTGGGCGATGGTGCCCGCGGCCGCGCAGCCCGTGCGGCTGTCGTGGCGCGCCGGGCAGGCCGGCGCCGCGCCGTCGCGCCAGCCCGGCGCGCTGGATGTCCTGCGCTTCCAGCTCGCGCAGGCGCCCACGCTCGTGCGCGATGCCGCCGGGCGCCGCTGGACCTGGTGCCGCGATGCTTGAGAGGATCGGTCTCGGGTGGCGTGTGTTCGCGACCGGCCTGAGTTTTGCGCTGTTCGGACTGGGCGGCCTGCTGCTGCGGGTGCTCGTCTTCCCGCTGCTGGCGCTGTGCGTGACCGATACGGCGGCCCGCGTGCGCGCCGCGCGCGCCACCGTGCGCCTGAGCTTTCGCGCGTTCGTCGGCATCATGCGCGGGCTCGGCGTGCTGCGCTACGAACTGCACGGGATCGACAAGCTCGATCGCGAAGGCCAGCTGATCCTGGCCAACCACCCCACGCTGATCGACACGGTCTTCCTGATGGCCTTCGTGCGCAACGCCGACTGCATCGTCAAGGGCGGCCTGTGGACCAACCCGTTCACGCGAGGACCGGTGCGCGCGGCCGGCTATATCTGCAACGACCGCGGTCCGGAACTGATCGAGGCTTGCATCGCCTCGCTGCGCGCGGGCGGCAACCTGATCATCTTTCCCGAGGGGACGCGCACGCCGCGCGGCGAGCCGCCTGCGCTCAAGCGGGGCGCCGCGAACATCGCCGTGCGCGGTGCGCGGCCGGTGACGCCGGTGCGCATCTCGTGCGAACCGCTCACGCTGGGCAAGGGCGACAAATGGTGGCATGTGCCGCCGCGCCGGGCCAGCTTTCGCATCGACGTCATGGACGATATCGGCACCGAGCGCTTTCTCGCGCCCGGCGTGGCGGACGTCGTGGCGGCGCGGCGCCTGACGGACTACCTGCAACACTATTTTATGGAAGAAGGCCAGCAACATGCTTGAACAGGAAGTGAAGGAACTGATCGTCGACGTGCTCCAGCTCGAAGACATCGAAGCGGCGGACATCGACAGCGAGGCGCCGCTGTTCGTCGAAGGTCTGGGGCTGGACTCGATCGACGCCCTGGAAATCGGCGTGGCGCTGCAGAAGCGCTACGGCATCACGCTGCCGCCCGAAGCGCAGGAAACCCGGCGGCATTTTGCATCGGTGCGCGCGCTCGCAGCGATGATCGAAACCCACCGCAAGAAATAGGAGCAGGCCATGGTAGCCCTGAACGAAATGAGCCGCGACGAACTGTTCGCGTGGGTCGCGGACCTGCTGGCTGAGATGTTCGAACTCGATCGCGCGGCGCTGACCCCCGCGTCGAACCTGTACGCGGACCTCGACATCGACAGCATCGATGCCGTCGACCTGGCCGTGAAGCTCAAGCAGATGACCGGCAAGCGCCTGCAGCCGGAAGTGTTCAAGACCATCCGCACGATCGGCGACGTCGTCGATGCGCTGGTCGGTCTCGCACAGGCCGAGCCGGAACCGCAATCCGAAGCGCAGGCCGTCTGACCCGATGGCGTGGAACGTCCTGGCGGGTGCGCTGACGCTCGTCTATCCGCTGGCGATCTGGTTCGGCCATGGCACCATCGAGCCGCGCTGGCTCGCCGGCCTGCTGTTGCTGGCGGTGGCCGCGCGCCTGCCGGCGCTGAGGCTGAGCGCGGCCGCGCGCTGGTCGGCGGCCGCCGCGCTGGGACTGGCCGCGCTCGCGATCGGCGCGAATGCCGTGCTGCCCCTGAAGCTGTATCCGGTGCTCGTCAATGTCGCGTTCCTGGCCGCCTTCGGCTGGAGCCTCGTGCATGGCCCGTCGATGGTCGAACGCTTCGCGCGCCTGCGCGAACCCGACCTGCCGCCGGCCGCGGTGAGCTACACGCGGCGCGTGACGCAGGCATGGTGCGTATTCTTCGCCGCCAACGGCACGGTCGCGCTGCTCACGGCCGTGTTCGCGCCGGAAGCCGTGTGGTCGCTGTACACCGGCGTCGTCTCGTATGTGCTGATGGGACTGATGTTCGGCGGCGAATACCTGCTGCGCATGCGTTTTCGGCGGCTGCACCATGCGTGACATGTTCGAACGTCTCGCGGCGCGTTTCCCGGATGCGCAAGCCGGCTGGCGCGCCGGCGAATCGGTCAGCCACGCCGCGCTGATGGCGCGCGTGCGTGCATGGGCCACGCTGGGCCGGCGCGCCGGCCCCGGACCCGTCGCGCTGTACCACGACGACAGCCTGGAATTCGCGGCCGCCCTCGTCGGCGCCTGGCTCGCCGGGAAGGCGGTCTGGCTCCCGGCCGACGTCCTGCCCGCGACCTGCGCCGCGCTGGCCGGCAACGTCGACGCGTTCTGGGGCGACTTCCCTGGAACCCACGCGCCGCAGGCGCCCGACGGCACCGACGACGCCGGCATCGACTGGCGCACGCCGGCGCCCGACTTTCCCGCGCTCGTGGTGTTCACGTCCGGGACGACGGGCACGCCGGTCCCGATCACGAAGCGGTTCTCGCAGCTGACGAGCGAGCTCGATGCGCTGGAGACGCAGTTCGGCGCCGCGCTGGGCGCCGCGGACGTCGTCGCCACCGTGTCGCACCAGCACATCTACGGCCTGCTGTTCCGCGTCCTGTGGCCGCTCGCCGCTGGCCGCCCGGTGCATGCGGCGCGCCACGAATATCCCGAAACGCTGGCGCCGGCGCTGGCCGTGCGGCCCTGCGTGCTGCTGGCCAGCCCGGCCCACCTGAAGCGCCTGCCCGACCACCTCGACTGGCGCGGCGCGGCCGCCAACCTGCGCGCCGTGTTCTCGTCCGGCGGCATGCTGGATGAGGCGGCCGCCCATCACGCCGGCGCGCTGCTCGGCCGGACCCCGATCGAGGTCTACGGCAGTTCCGAGACGGGCGGGATCGCGTGGCGCCAGCGCACGGACACCGGCGACGAAGGCTGGACGGCGCTGCCGGGCGTGGCCTGGCGGCGCGATGCCGACGGCCTGCTCGCCGTGCGTTCCGCCCAGGCAGGCACGGATGACTGGCTGGTCCTCGCCGACCGCATCGACGACCTCGACGACGGCCGCTTCGCGCTGCGCGGCCGCGCCGACCGCATCGTCAAGATCGAGGAAAAACGCATCTCGCTCGACGCCATCGAGACGGCCCTGCTGGCCGGCGGCCTGGCGCGCGAGGCGCGGGTGCTCGCCTGCGCGGACGGCGGCCATGGGCGCCAGGTGCTGGCGGCGTTCGTTGTGCCGTCCGCGGTCGGCCGCGCCGTGCTGGAAGAGGGCGGCAAGACCGCGCTGAATACCCGTCTGCGCGCGCAACTGGCGTCCGGCGTCGATGCCGTGGCGCTGCCGCGCCGCTGGCGCTACCTGGACGCGCTGCCCGTCGACGCGCGCGGCAAGACGACGGCGGCGCAACTCCTTGCGCTGCTCGATCCGGCGCCGGCGCGCCCGCGCCATCCGACAGTGCGCGTGCTGGAGCAGGGCGACGCGCGCGTGCTGCTGGAGCTGACGGTGCCGGCCGACCTGCTGTACTTCGACGGCCATTTCGACGTCGCGCCCGTCCTGCCGGGCGTCGTGCAGGTCGACTGGGCCATCCATTACGGTGCGCACTACCTGGGCCGCGGCGGCAGCTTCGCCGGCATCCAGGCCCTGAAATTCCAGCAGATGATCCGCCCGGAACAGCCGGTGCGGCTCGAGCTGTCGCGCGACGCCGCCAAGGGCAGCCTCGCATTCCGTTACTTTTCCGAGGCCGGCGCCCACGCCAGCGGACGCATCCTGTTCGGGCCCGACCAACCATGCTGAACAAAAAATTCTCGCCCGCGCGCCAGAGTGCATTCGACGCCCGTTTCGACGCCCAGAAGATCGCCTTCGGCCCCGTCGTGTTCCAGTGCGTGCGCTACGCCTGGAAGCGCGGCATCCTGCAGGCGGTGGCCGATGCGGGCGACGCGGGCCGTTCCACCGCCGAGCTCAAGGCGGTGGGCGGCTGGAGCGAGTATGTGCTGAAGGTCGTGCTGGAGACGTGCCTGTCCGCGGGCGTCGTGTACCTGGAGGAGGGCCGCTGGGTGCTCGACAAGGCCGGCTTCGTCGTCCTCACCGACCCGATCACCCAGGTCAACATCGACTTCAACCACGACGTCTGCTACCAGGCGCTGTTCGACCTGGAGCGCACGCTCGACGCCGAGCGGCCGCTCGGCCTGAAGGTGTTCGGCGACTGGTCCACGGTGTACGAGGGCCTGGCGCAGCTGCCGGAGCCGGCGCGCACCAGCTGGTTTGCGTTCGACCACCATTATTCCGACGTGTCGTTCCCCGCGATCCTGCCCGACGTGTTCGCCACAAGACCGCGCAAGCTGATGGACATCGGCGCCAACACGGGCAAGTTCGCGCTTGCCGCGCTGGGGTTCGACGCGCACGTCGAGCTGCATGCCGTCGACCTGCCGGGCCAGCTTGCGGTCCTCGACGGCAACCTCGCCGCGGCCGGCCTGCGCGAACGCGCCGTGCTGCATCCGACCGACATGCTGGACGACGCGGCGGCGCTGCCGGGCGGCATGGACCTTATCTGGATGAGCCAATTCCTCAGCTGCTTTTCCGAGGACGCGATCGCCAGCATCTTCCGCCGCGTCGCGACCGCGCTGGCCCCGCGCGGCCAGGTGCTCGTGATGGACACGTTCTGGGACCGCCAGCGCTACGACATCGCATCCTACTGCCTGATCAACACGTCGCCGTACTTCAACAACCTCGCGAGCGGCAACAGCAAGGTCTACGAGAGCGGCGACTACATCCGCCTCGCGCGCGCCGCCGGGCTGGAACTGCAGACGGCGCGCGACGGTATCGGTTACTGCCACTCGCTGCTGCGCTTCGTCCGGGCGGAGAACGGCTGATGTTCCGACCCTGCGTCGTCATCCCCGTCTACAACCACGAGCACGCGATCGGCAACGTGCTCGCGCAGGTGCTCGCGCACGCGCTGCCCGTGATCCTCGTCGACGACGGCTGCTCGGCCGCCTGCGCCGCGGTGCTCGACGAACTGGCCGCGGCCCATCCGGAGCGCGTCATGCTGGAGCGCCACGCCGTCAACCAGGGCAAGGGCGGCGCGGTGCTGACGGGTTTCGAACGCGCCGCACGCGACGGGTACACGCACGTGCTGCAGGTCGACGCGGACGGCCAGCACAGTGTGGCCGACGTGCCGCGCTTCCTCGCCGCCGCGCGCGCCGCGCCGCGCGCCGTCGTCGCCGGCTGTCCGGTGTACGACGAATCGGTGCCGGCGCTGCGCCTGTATGCGCGCTACCTGACGCACGTCTGGGTGTGGATCAACACGCTGTCGCTCGCGATCCGCGATTCGATGTGCGGCTTCCGCGTCTATCCGGTCGCGCCCGTGCTGGCGCTGGCGCGCCGCCGCCGACTGGGCCTGCGCATGAACTTCGATATCGAGATCCTCGTGCGGCTGTACTGGGACGGCCTGGCCATCGTCAACCTGCCCACGCGCGTGGGCTACCCGGAGGACGGCGTGTCGCACTTCAAGGCCTGGACGGATAATGTCCTGATCAGCCGCCTGCACATGACGCTGTTCTTCGGCATGCTGCCGCGCATTCCTTCGCTGCTGGTGCGGGCATGGCGCAGCTAGGCACGTCCGCCGCCGACGCGCGCCACTGGGCCGCCATCAACGAGGCGACCTGCGTGGCCGGCATGCGCCTGCTGTTCTGGGTCTGCCGCACGTTCGGCCGCTGGCCGTTCCGCGTCGTGCTGTACCCGGTGCTGCTGTGGTACGTGGCGACCCAGCCGCGTGCCCGGCGCGCGTCCGCCGCCTACCTGGCGCGCGTGGGCCAGCCCGCCGGCGTGACGGGCGTGCTGCGCCACTTCGGCGCGTTCGCCGAAGCGATCCTCGACAAGATGCTGCTGTGGGGCGGCGGGTTCGACTTCGACCGGGTACGCCTGCACGGCGCCGAGCCGCTGATCGAGGCGTCGCGCCAGGGACGCGGCGCGCTGCTCGTGTGCGCGCACCTGGGCAACCTCGACCTGTGCCGCGCGCTGTCGCTGCGCACACAAGGCCTGCGCGTGACGGTGCTCGTGCACACGAAGCACGCGCAGGCGTTCAACGACGTGCTGGCGCAGCTCGACCCGAAGAGCCGCCTGAACCTGATGCAGGTGACGGACATGGATGCGGCGATGGCGATGCAGCTGTCCGAGCGCATCGGACGGGGCGAATTCGTCGTCATCGCCGGCGACCGTGTGCCCGTGTCGGCCAACCCGCGCGTGGCGCTCGCGCCTTTCCTCGGCCGCACGGCCGCGTTCCCGATCGGTCCGTACGTGATGGCCGCGGTGCTGGGCTGCCCGCTCGTCGCGATGTTTGCAACACGCACCGGCGGCGACTACGACGTACATTTCGAACCGCTGCGCGACAAGGTCGTGCTGCCGCGCGGCGCGCGTGCGCAGGCGCTGGCGGAACTGGTCGGCGTTTACGCGGCCCGCCTCGAGCACCATGCGCGCCGTGCGCCGCTCGAGTGGTTCAATTTCTATGACTTTTGGCATTTACCCGAAACGGATTCTCCCGATGCTGCTCAGTGACATCAACACGCCCCGGCGCACCGTGCGCTTCGACCGCTCGCGCCTGACGCTGGACGACATCGTCGACATCGCGCGCGGCACCGCCCGCCCGGCGCTGTCGGACGATCCCGCGTTCCGCGCCGCCATCGCGCGCGGCGCCGACTTCCTCGACCGCCTGCTGCGCGAGGATGGCGTCGTGTACGGCGTCACGACCGGCTACGGCGATTCGTGCACCGTCGAAGTGCCGCTCGCGCTCGTGCCGGAGCTGCCGCATCACCTGTATACGTACCATGGCTGCGGCCTCGGCGCCCCCCTGACGCCGCCGCAGGCACGTGCCGTGATGGGCGCGCGCCTCGCATCGCTGTCCAAAGGCTATTCCGGCGTCAGCGTCGAGCTGCTCGACCAGATCGTGCGCCTGTTCGACGCCGGGCTCGTGCCCGTGATCCCGAGCGAAGGCTCGGTCGGCGCCAGCGGCGACCTGACGCCGCTGTCGTATCTGGCCGCCGTGCTATGCGGCGAGCGCGAGGTGCTGCGCGCCGGCGAGGTCGTGCCGGCGGCGCAGGCGCTGCGCGACGCGGGCATCGCACCGCTGCGCCTGCGCCCGAAGGAGGGGCTCGCGATCATGAACGGCACCGCCGTCATGACGGGCCTGGCCTGCCTCGCGTGGGACCGCGCCGCGTACCTGACGCGTCTCGTCACGCGCATCACGGCGCTGGCCTCGTTTGCGCTCGACGGCAACGACCATCACTTCGACGAGACGCTGTTCGCGGTGAAGCCGCACGCCGGCATGCAGGGCGTCGCCGCGTGGTTGCGCCAGGACCTGGAGTACGGCGGCCAGCTGGAACGCAACGGCAAGCGCCTGCAGGACCGCTACTCGATCCGCTGCGCGCCGCACGTGATCGGCGTGCTGGCCGACGCGCTGCCGTTCTTCCGCACCGCCATCGAGAATGAACTCAACAGTGCGAACGACAACCCGATCATCGACGCCGAAGGCGAGCGCGTGCTGCACGGCGGCCACTTCTACGGCGGCCACATCGCCTTCGCCATGGACGGCATGAAGAACGCCGTCGCCAACCTGGCCGACCTGCTGGACCGCCAGATGGCGCTGCTCGTCGATGCGCGCTACAACGCCGGGCTGCCGGCGAACCTGTCCGGCATGCAGGGCGAACGGGCGCCGATCAACCACGGCCTGAAGGCGCTGCAGATCAGCGCCTCGGCATGGACGGCGGAAGCGCTCAAGCTGACGATGCCGGCGTCCGTGTTCTCGCGCTCGACCGAATGCCACAACCAGGACAAGGTCAGCATGGGCACGATCGCCGCGCGCGACTGCCTGCGCGTGCTGGAACTGACCGAGCAGGTCGCGGCCGCGCTGCTGATCACGGTGCGCCAGGGCGTCTGGCTGCGCCGGCGCGTCGATCCGGAGAAGATGCTGCCGGCACCGCTGGCGCGCATGGTCGACCTGCTGGGCCAGGACATCGTCCCCGTCACCGAGGACCGCCGCCTCGATCCGGAGCTGCACCTGCTGCTTGGCCGCATCCGCGACCAGGCCTGGAGCCTGTATGCGTAAGGCGAAAACGCCGTCGCGCTGGAGCGCCGACGTCGAGATCCAGGTGCAGTTCTACGACCTCGATCCGATGGAAGTGGTCTGGCACGGCAACTACGTGAAATACCTCGAGGTGGCGCGCTGCGCGCTGCTCGACGCCATCGGCTACAACTATGCCGAGATGAAGGCGTCCGGCTACATGTGGCCCGTCATCGACATGAACCTGCGCTACGCGGCGCCCGCCACGTTCGGCCAGCGCCTGTCCGTGCGCGCCGAGATCGTCGAGTGGGAAAACCGCCTGCGCATCGACTACCTGGTCAGCGACGCCGCCACCGGCCGGCGCCTGAACCGCGCGTCGACGACGCAGGTCGCCGTCGACATCGCCAGCGGCGAGATGTGCTTCGTCTCGCCGCCCGTCCTGTTCCAGAAGCTGGGAGTGCAAGCACCATGAACTATCTACCCGCCGCCGGCCTGCTGCTGGCAGCGCTGCTGGGCGCGTCCGCGCACGCCGCCGCGCCCGTCGCGAAGATCCAGGCCATGCTGGCGAAACCCGAGCAGCTGTGCGGCCGCTTCGAGCAGAGCAAGCAGCTGGCCGGCATGAAGAAGCCGCTGGCGTCGAGCGGGCGTTTCTGCGTCGTCGCCGGCAAGGGTGTCCTGTGGCGTACGCTGAAACCGTTCCCGAACACGCTGCGCCTGTCGCGCGACGAGATCGTGCAGCTGCAGGGCGACCGTGTGGCGATGCGCATGGAGGCGAGCCGCGAACCGACCGTCCGCATGATCAACGGCGTGCTGTTCTCGCTGCTGTCCGGCGACCTGGGCCAGCTCGACACGCTGTTCGAGGTCGACGGCACGGCGGGCGACGGCGCGTGGAAGGTGGCGCTGAAGGCCCGCAATCCGGCGCTGGCGCGCGCGATCGGCGCGATCTCGCTGGAAGGCGGCGCGTACGTGCGCACCATCCATATGGTGGAGGACAGCGGCGACCGCACCGACATCGTGTTCTCCGACATCAGGACCGGCCCCGGCGCCTTCCTGCCCGAAGAGGCGGCCCAGCTTTGATCACGCACCGCCGCCTGGCGTTCGCCTGGGCCCTCGTCGTGTGCCTGCTGGCCGGGCACAATGCCTGGCTGTGGCTGGGCAAGCGCGTCAATCCGGACACGGACATCCTCGCGCTGCTGCCGGCCGGCGAGCGCGACCCGGTGCTGCAGCGCTCGTTCACGCACATGGTCGACAGCGCCCAGCAGCGCGTCGTCGTGCTGGTCGGCGCCGAGACATGGCGCGACGCCGTGCGTGCCGCTGCGGCGTTCCAGGCCGTGCTGCGGCCGCACGCGGATCTGCTGAAGGAAGACGCGGGCGCCAACGCGCAGGCCGCGTGGCTGGACGGTTTCACGCCGCATGCGACCTTGCTGGTCGGCGCGGCGGACGAACGCGCGCTGCGCACGCAGCCAGCACGCTACTGGACGGAGAACGCGCTGGCCCGTGCGTACGGTGCGTTCGGCGGGCCGAAGCTGGGCAGCTTCCGCGACGATCCGTTCGGCCTGTTCGCGAACTGGATGCAGGAACGGGCGGGCGAGACGCCCGTACGTCCCCGCGACGGCCATTTGTACGTGGGTGGGGAAGGGCGCGAATACGTGCTGGTGACGTACACGCTGGCGCAGTCCGCGTTCGCGCTGTCCGCGCAGCGCCGCGCGGTGCCCCTGCTGGACGCGGCGGCGGCCGCCGCGCGCCGCGCCGTGCCGGCGGCCGAGGTGATCGAGGCCGGCGTCGTGCTGCATGCGGCCGCCGCGGGCAGCCAGGCCAGCAGCGAAGTCGAGACGATCGGCGTCGGCTCGATGGTCGGCATCGTCGTGCTGACGTGGCTGACGTTCCGTTCCGTGCGGCCGATCGGCGTGATCGTGCTGGCCATCGGCATCGGCTTCCTCGGCGCGCTGTCCGTGTGCTGGCTCCTGTTCGGCCGCATCCACCTGCTCACGCTGGTGTTCGGCGCGAGCCTGATCGGCGTCGCCCAGGACTACGGCCTGTATTTCCTGTGCCACCGGCTCGGCGCGGGGCCGCATGAGGATTCGGTACGCCTGCTGCGCCGCCTGCTGCCCGGCCTCGGCCTGACCCTGCTGGCCGCCGTGATCGGCTACATGGGGCTGGCGCTGACGCCGTTCCCGGGCCTGCGCCACATGGCCGTCTTTTCCGCGTTCGGCCTCGTGTTCGCGTGGCTCACCGTCGTGTGCTGGTTCCCGGCTTTGATCGGGCCAGGGACGCTGCGGCGCGGCTGGCTCGCGCGCCGTTACCGCGCCCTCGTCGTGCGCTGGCCGCGCGTGTCGGCGCGCCCGAAAGTGCTGGCCGCGCTCGCGCTGCTGGCCGTGTTCGCCGCCGTCGGCTGCGCGCGCCTCGGCACGGACGATGACATCCGCTCGCTGCAATCGTCGCCGCAGCACCTCGTGCGCGACCAGATCAAGCTGGGCCGCCTGCTGGACGCGCCCACGCCCGTCCAGTACTACCTCGTGCGCGGCGCATCGGACGAACAGGTGCTGCAGCGCGAGGAAGCGCTCAAGCGCCGCCTCGACCCGCTCGTCGCGCGGGGCGACATCACCGGCTGGCAGGCGCTGTCGAACTGGGTGCCCTCCGCGCGCACGCAGGCCGAGCGGCTGGCGCTGCTGGATGCGACCGTGCTCGCACCGGACGGCCCGCTGGCCGCGCTGGCGCAGACGCTCGGCGAGGACCGCGACTGGGTCGCGGCCACGCGCGCGCACCTGCGCGACCGCGCGAAGCCCTTGAGCGCGGAGGCCTTCCTGCGCACGCCGGCCAGCGAACCGTGGCGCCACCTGTGGCTGGGCAAGGTGGACGGCGTCCACGCCAGCATCGTCGCGCTGCGCGGCATGCGCTATGCGGCCATCCCCGCG includes:
- a CDS encoding outer membrane lipoprotein carrier protein LolA, whose product is MNYLPAAGLLLAALLGASAHAAAPVAKIQAMLAKPEQLCGRFEQSKQLAGMKKPLASSGRFCVVAGKGVLWRTLKPFPNTLRLSRDEIVQLQGDRVAMRMEASREPTVRMINGVLFSLLSGDLGQLDTLFEVDGTAGDGAWKVALKARNPALARAIGAISLEGGAYVRTIHMVEDSGDRTDIVFSDIRTGPGAFLPEEAAQL
- a CDS encoding MMPL family transporter, coding for MITHRRLAFAWALVVCLLAGHNAWLWLGKRVNPDTDILALLPAGERDPVLQRSFTHMVDSAQQRVVVLVGAETWRDAVRAAAAFQAVLRPHADLLKEDAGANAQAAWLDGFTPHATLLVGAADERALRTQPARYWTENALARAYGAFGGPKLGSFRDDPFGLFANWMQERAGETPVRPRDGHLYVGGEGREYVLVTYTLAQSAFALSAQRRAVPLLDAAAAAARRAVPAAEVIEAGVVLHAAAAGSQASSEVETIGVGSMVGIVVLTWLTFRSVRPIGVIVLAIGIGFLGALSVCWLLFGRIHLLTLVFGASLIGVAQDYGLYFLCHRLGAGPHEDSVRLLRRLLPGLGLTLLAAVIGYMGLALTPFPGLRHMAVFSAFGLVFAWLTVVCWFPALIGPGTLRRGWLARRYRALVVRWPRVSARPKVLAALALLAVFAAVGCARLGTDDDIRSLQSSPQHLVRDQIKLGRLLDAPTPVQYYLVRGASDEQVLQREEALKRRLDPLVARGDITGWQALSNWVPSARTQAERLALLDATVLAPDGPLAALAQTLGEDRDWVAATRAHLRDRAKPLSAEAFLRTPASEPWRHLWLGKVDGVHASIVALRGMRYAAIPALSRAADELEGVQWVDKVGGISAVLGRYRAVMGAVVLGAYALVFLALLPRYRGRTWRVLAPTAAASVLTLAILGLTGQHLQLFHVLALMLLLGVGVDYGIFMQEDPQRGDDAPWLAVGLSAASTLLSFGLLALSGTPALRAFGLTMLLGTAFVWLAAPCFTITAKERHEATVTA